One segment of Gammaproteobacteria bacterium DNA contains the following:
- the ispG gene encoding flavodoxin-dependent (E)-4-hydroxy-3-methylbut-2-enyl-diphosphate synthase, translating to MQENNQLSHRRHSIGVKIGKVLVGGGAPVVVQSMTNTDTADVAATVKQVQQLAQAGSELVRVTVNTEEAAAQVGRIRDMLDAVGCQAPLIGDFHYNGHLLLTKYPDCARALAKYRINPGNVGFGKKKDRQFATMIETAIKYDKPIRIGVNWGSLDQELVVKMMDDNARLAEPRDASEVTREALVVSALQSAAKAEEIGLTRDKIILSCKVSGVQDLIAVYSDLAGRCDYALHLGLTEAGMGSKGIVASTAALAVLLQQGIGDTIRISLTPEPGGDRAREVIVAQEILQTMGLRSFTPLVTACPGCGRTTSTFFQELADSIQTYVRAQMPVWRGQYDGVENMTLAVMGCVVNGPGESKHANIGISLPGTGEAPSAPVFIDGQKTVTLRGDNIAAEFRQLIDDYVARKYVRKTPAVIDTRRAQAVG from the coding sequence ATGCAGGAAAACAATCAGTTATCTCATCGCCGCCACAGCATAGGCGTCAAAATAGGCAAGGTGCTGGTCGGTGGAGGTGCCCCGGTGGTGGTGCAATCTATGACCAACACGGACACCGCCGATGTCGCGGCGACGGTAAAACAGGTGCAACAGCTGGCCCAGGCGGGCTCCGAACTCGTGCGCGTGACCGTCAATACGGAGGAAGCCGCCGCGCAGGTCGGGCGCATACGCGACATGCTGGACGCCGTCGGCTGCCAAGCGCCGCTCATCGGCGACTTTCATTACAACGGCCATTTGTTGCTGACCAAATATCCCGATTGCGCCCGCGCACTGGCGAAATACCGCATCAATCCCGGCAACGTCGGTTTCGGCAAGAAGAAAGACCGGCAATTCGCCACCATGATCGAGACCGCCATCAAATACGACAAGCCCATCCGCATCGGCGTGAACTGGGGCAGCCTCGATCAGGAACTGGTGGTCAAGATGATGGACGACAATGCCAGACTCGCTGAACCGCGTGACGCCTCCGAAGTCACGCGCGAAGCGCTGGTCGTCTCGGCGCTGCAAAGCGCCGCCAAGGCCGAGGAGATCGGGCTGACGCGCGACAAAATCATCCTGTCCTGCAAGGTCAGCGGCGTACAGGACTTGATCGCCGTGTATTCCGATCTGGCCGGGCGCTGCGACTACGCGCTGCACCTCGGCCTGACCGAGGCCGGCATGGGTTCCAAGGGCATCGTCGCCTCCACCGCCGCGCTCGCGGTGCTGCTCCAGCAGGGCATTGGCGACACGATCCGGATTTCGCTCACGCCCGAACCGGGCGGCGATCGCGCGCGCGAGGTCATCGTGGCGCAGGAAATTCTGCAGACCATGGGTTTGCGATCATTCACGCCGCTGGTCACCGCCTGCCCGGGCTGCGGGCGCACCACCAGCACCTTCTTCCAGGAACTGGCCGACAGCATCCAGACGTATGTCCGCGCGCAAATGCCGGTATGGCGCGGGCAATACGACGGCGTGGAAAACATGACACTGGCGGTGATGGGCTGCGTCGTCAACGGTCCGGGCGAGAGCAAGCATGCCAACATCGGCATTTCGCTGCCCGGCACGGGCGAGGCGCCGTCAGCGCCCGTATTCATCGATGGCCAGAAGACCGTGACGCTGCGCGGCGACAACATCGCCGCTGAATTCCGCCAATTGATCGACGATTACGTGGCGCGCAAGTACGTACGCAAGACACCGGCAGTGATCGACACGCGGCGCGCACAAGCCGTCGGTTGA
- the mpl gene encoding UDP-N-acetylmuramate:L-alanyl-gamma-D-glutamyl-meso-diaminopimelate ligase has translation MRVHILGICGTFMGGIALLARELGHAVSGSDANVYPPMSTMLEHNGIALCTGYEPAHLKPHPDVVIIGNALSRGNPAIEYTLDHNLPYTSGPQWLADYLLHDRHVLAVAGTHGKTTTTSILAWILEHADLKPGFIIGGVAENFGTSARLGQAPFFVVEADEYDTAFFDKRSKFIHYRPRTAILNNLEYDHADIFPDLSAIQTQFHHLVRTIPGGGLIIAPDDDVALAAVLKRGCWTRCESFGDSETAQWRVQSHIPDYTEFNVIHEGKNIGRVRWNLLGRHNARNALAAIAAACHIGVKPDVTIAALTQFKSVKRRLEKIAEIDGVSIYDDFAHHPTAIKLTLEALRARVGQARILAVLEPRSNTMKMGVHRSDLAPALAVADEVIILQPQNLGWDLLIATEALNGRRRIHGNVDQIVNDLADRARSGDHVLIMSNGDFGGLYKKLRDTLCRRGGV, from the coding sequence ATGCGCGTTCATATCCTGGGAATCTGCGGCACCTTCATGGGCGGCATCGCCCTGCTGGCCCGCGAGTTGGGACATGCCGTCAGCGGCTCGGACGCCAACGTGTACCCCCCCATGAGCACGATGCTGGAACACAACGGCATTGCGCTATGTACCGGCTACGAGCCAGCGCACCTCAAGCCGCATCCAGATGTCGTCATCATCGGTAATGCCCTGTCGCGCGGCAATCCCGCCATCGAGTACACGCTTGATCACAATCTGCCCTACACCTCCGGCCCGCAGTGGCTGGCCGATTACCTGCTCCATGACAGGCATGTGCTGGCCGTGGCCGGCACGCACGGAAAGACCACCACCACCAGCATACTGGCATGGATACTGGAGCATGCGGATTTAAAACCGGGATTTATCATCGGCGGCGTGGCGGAGAATTTCGGCACTTCCGCCCGCCTGGGCCAGGCGCCGTTTTTCGTGGTCGAGGCTGATGAATACGACACGGCTTTCTTCGACAAGCGCTCAAAATTCATTCATTACCGGCCACGTACCGCGATCCTGAACAACCTGGAATACGATCACGCCGATATCTTTCCGGATCTGTCCGCCATCCAGACCCAGTTTCATCATCTGGTGCGCACGATACCTGGCGGAGGCCTCATCATCGCACCGGATGATGATGTGGCACTGGCGGCGGTTCTCAAGCGCGGTTGCTGGACACGGTGCGAAAGTTTTGGCGACAGCGAAACCGCGCAATGGCGCGTGCAATCCCATATTCCTGACTACACCGAGTTCAACGTGATTCATGAAGGTAAAAACATCGGCCGTGTGCGCTGGAATCTGCTCGGCCGGCACAACGCCCGCAATGCGCTGGCGGCGATCGCGGCAGCGTGCCATATCGGGGTGAAGCCCGATGTCACGATCGCGGCATTGACGCAATTCAAGAGCGTCAAGCGGCGGCTGGAAAAAATCGCCGAGATCGACGGTGTCTCCATCTACGATGACTTCGCTCACCACCCCACCGCCATCAAGCTCACATTGGAAGCACTGCGCGCGCGCGTGGGCCAGGCCCGCATTCTTGCTGTGCTGGAACCACGTTCCAACACCATGAAGATGGGGGTACATCGCTCCGATCTGGCGCCGGCGCTGGCCGTTGCCGATGAGGTGATTATCTTGCAGCCGCAAAATCTGGGATGGGATTTGCTCATCGCCACAGAGGCACTGAACGGTCGCCGCCGTATTCACGGTAACGTCGATCAAATCGTGAACGATCTCGCCGACCGTGCCCGATCCGGCGATCATGTGCTCATCATGAGCAACGGTGATTTCGGCGGCTTGTATAAGAAGTTACGGGACACTCTCTGTCGCCGAGGTGGCGTCTGA
- a CDS encoding efflux RND transporter periplasmic adaptor subunit yields MSRNSLIPRVIKFTVRLLVLLAVIAGAGYGYIKYYKKHDADKAAQYQFVIVETGRIEENVTAQGKLETEEYVDVGAQVSGQLKKLHVQIGDTVKKGDLIAEIDPRVYESKVEADKAQLKTLQAQIAEQQAQVVLARQVYERNKRLIQSHAVSQETLEDSDTSLKVAQARVASLKAQLEQAQSTLDGDETNLSYTKIYAPMDGTVVSQTAREGQTLNAVQSAPVIVQVANLDTLTVRAQVAEADVMRLKPGIPVYFTTLGSTDRRWHATVRQIQPSPEVINEVVLYDALVDVDNRDRQLMTGMSTQMFFVLGEAKDVPLIPVAALGKRLADQDNDQGRAYQVRISGGDGRLASKIIHVGLMSRTVAEVRSGLTTGDKVALAARQETTGTDSQKSGAVHMPAHL; encoded by the coding sequence ATGAGCCGAAACAGCCTGATCCCCCGCGTCATCAAATTCACGGTGCGTCTGCTGGTGTTGCTTGCAGTGATTGCCGGGGCGGGCTATGGCTACATCAAGTATTACAAAAAACATGACGCCGACAAGGCTGCCCAGTACCAGTTCGTCATTGTCGAGACCGGCCGCATTGAGGAAAATGTCACCGCGCAAGGCAAACTTGAAACCGAGGAGTACGTCGATGTCGGCGCGCAGGTCTCCGGACAACTCAAGAAACTCCACGTACAAATCGGCGACACGGTAAAAAAAGGGGATTTGATCGCCGAGATCGATCCACGGGTGTATGAGTCCAAGGTTGAAGCAGACAAGGCGCAACTCAAAACCCTGCAAGCACAGATCGCCGAGCAACAGGCGCAGGTCGTTCTTGCCCGGCAGGTCTACGAGCGGAATAAGCGGCTGATCCAGTCCCATGCCGTCAGCCAGGAGACGCTGGAGGACAGCGATACCTCGCTCAAGGTTGCCCAGGCCCGCGTCGCCTCGCTCAAGGCCCAGCTTGAACAGGCGCAGTCCACGCTGGACGGCGACGAAACCAACCTGAGTTACACCAAGATCTACGCGCCCATGGACGGCACGGTCGTGTCGCAGACCGCGCGCGAAGGGCAGACGCTCAATGCCGTGCAGTCGGCGCCGGTCATCGTGCAAGTTGCCAATCTGGACACCCTGACCGTCCGCGCGCAGGTCGCGGAGGCGGACGTGATGCGGCTGAAGCCGGGCATACCGGTCTACTTCACGACGCTCGGCTCGACTGATCGCCGCTGGCATGCCACCGTGCGGCAGATCCAGCCCTCGCCGGAAGTCATCAATGAAGTGGTGCTCTACGACGCCCTCGTGGACGTGGACAACCGTGATCGGCAGTTGATGACCGGCATGAGCACGCAGATGTTTTTTGTCCTGGGAGAGGCGAAGGATGTTCCGCTCATACCTGTGGCCGCTCTCGGCAAACGCCTGGCGGATCAGGACAATGATCAGGGCCGTGCCTACCAGGTGCGCATCAGTGGCGGCGACGGGCGTCTGGCCAGCAAAATCATTCATGTCGGACTGATGAGCCGCACAGTGGCTGAAGTCCGCTCCGGTCTTACGACAGGAGATAAAGTGGCGTTGGCGGCGCGACAGGAAACCACCGGGACGGACAGCCAGAAGTCGGGCGCAGTCCATATGCCGGCGCACTTATGA